GAGAAAAGTTATTAGCATTTCGTTCAATTGATGGCAGTCTTGAAAGTGTTTACCCTGAAGCATGACATATGAGACCATGAAGTTTCTGACATTCGATCCTTGCAATGCCCGAGCGAGTTTCTCGGGGATCTACGGTCGAAACTCAGTATGCACCATTCTATCCGTGCTCAAGAAGGGCCACGCTTACCTTCATAGGGGTATCAACGAGGTCTCTGACCAATGCCCAATAGGTAGAGGTTAacaggaagatgagaaggacggaaataaggagaaagaggtgaTACCTAGATCGATCCAATGTCAGTCGCGTAACTACGTCACGAGGTGAGGTCGACATGCTTCTTCATTAAAGAGTATTCTGTTGCACTCCTGCTCTTGAATGCCTGCATATAACTTAACCCTGCAGCAAGCCACTTTCATTAGAAGTGCGTCCACAGAGGCAGAATTCCCACTTACACTCCAGCAAGAAAGGCAACAATCCGTTGAAAGTAATTAAAGCCAATGATGGCAACGAGTTCTGCACGATCGCAGCAAGCCTTGGTGAAGAACCAATGAATCTAGCGAGCCAAGGCATGATCTTCTTAATCTCCTCATAGGACATCAGTGTTGCCAAGGAAGATACCGGCACTGCATTGTCGTAAGTACAGCTCGTACAATCATCTAGCCATGATCCAATTGCTTATGGGACTTACCAATCCAAGTAAGGATCAAGACGCCCATTATGCCCATGACGATAAAATCACGGATTTGGGACTCCCTAATACTCATTGAGACGTGCTGCCATACGATATCGCGAGGTTCGGGAGCCGGTGTAGTGACTGCCTGGGAGTGATGCGGGTAGTGCGTTACCTGACATGCAACTTGCTACAGTTTGCCATGGGTCACTTATGATTCAAATAAAGTCGAGACTGATGGCCAACTTACAGCATCGCGGGCATCTTCAAATGTCACAAAGGCGGCATGCGTAGCGCCAAATCTGCCGgtcctcctcatctctttcacttcttcatcggCAGCGTtgaacttcttctcccaatgCTCAATCGCATCGACTTTGGTACCAAACCACCGGGGTCGGAAAGTAGGTCGTGGTCGAGTGGTTTGGATATGGACGTGAGCGTGAGGATGGGAATTGGCCTCAGTGTCTTCAGAGGTACCGTATGTTTGGGGAGCGGTAGATAATAAGGAGGCCGTATCGTTGGTTTCACTATTGTCGACATCCACCAACATGCCTTCTCTGGTGCCTTCATGTTGTCCTTGGGGGGTGCTCTTGCCAGAGTAGATATGCGGGTCATAGCCTGATCCTTTCTTCGCGGGGTTGCCCACCCAATCAGCCCATGCTTCCTCCATTTTTGTCAGAGCCAATGTTCTCTTTTCCAAGCCGCGTTGGAGCGGCTCCACATCGCGGCAGATGTTGACACTTTCCACGTTAAAGTTACACGCCTCGAAATACTCGGCCAAGGCGCGGTCGCCACGCAAGTGGGTGGGAAGCTTAGTGACGAGGATTGTGCGGGCCGAGATAGAGTGAATGAGCTGTAATCCAAATGCTTGGCGAGATAGGACAAAACTGTGAAAGTTCTTGTGAAAGAatgagagggagaggaaagtGAAGAGGTAGGTGAATATGAGATGGATGGTAGATGACGTAGTAgggtcaagaaggagatcgTACAGGCTACTTCTGGCATGAGGAGATGTGGTATTGAATAACTGgtgaggggagaaggacgatGTCCCATTCCATGCCAGAGTATCGTTGTTACCTGGTTGCTCGGCTCCCGAGTCTGTTGATCCGTGTCTCTGCTCTCGTTAGCGGCTGCAATGCGGACTCGATGATAGACTCACGAAGAGATTGAGCGGTATAAGAACAACCAGGGCCAGTAAAGCTGATACCCCGAAGAGGCTCAAGCACATTCGGTAGAAGTGAAGCAACTAACCTAATATAAGCTTTCGTCTCGTGAAGGCCATACATCGGCGACTTACAACAGCGGCATCCAACCCGACAGTTTGAAGGACGGTGAATTCGGACGTCTTTAATGTTGGCAAAATCCAACCAAAGAACCTGTTTGTACTGGGAGTATAGTGGGCGTCTGGATCATGAGCAGATATAGGCGAAAAGTCTACCCATAGGTTAGCCATTCGGCTCTTATCGCAGACAAACTCAATGACGACTACCTTTGAGCTTTGTTCTCCCCATATATACCATTTCCCATCTAGTTCTCAGAAAacagaagagcaagaagcttgTTACACCGATTGATAATGACAATGCTAGCTGAGTAGAAAACCATGGGCCTAGTGAAATTTAGTCAGCGACTGCGACCATTATGTAGATGACAGTGTAGCACCGGGGGAGCTGCTCTGTGAAGGCGACATACCATTAAATTTCTCTACAAAGCGAGTGAAATCAGCCAGGTTACAAACAGTCATATGGACTATCTCATTGACTCACGTGTAGGTCCACTTCCTGGGGGCAGAGGTGATGTGCCATTaccaccatcttcacccgGTTCTCCAAAAATCGGCCACCCGCTATCGCTGTCTCCATTTTGAAAGACGGACAGCCATGCTGCCATGGACGCCATTTCGGATGTTGTGTAATGCGACAGGACACGGTAAGTTAGTGATGAAGCACAGAAGTACAAATAATTGTTCGGCGGACAAAGTGGGATGTTCTGACGGAATTGACAATGGAGAGACGCCAACAAGGAGCCCCGCAAATTCATCTCGTCACCAAACTTAAAAAACCGGCGGTAAAGTAAACAGCGGTGAATATCCCAAAAACATATATATGTATAATTCAAATTTGCTATTTTTAGTGTTTTTTTGGCTTTATTTTAttgctccttctttcgTAATTAATTATCTGTTTTATGTAAGAGTCCAACCGGAACTCGTCCTGATACCCACCGGCCGAATTCTATCGGTCAAATGGGAAACGATATATCCCAAAGCACTCTGCATCAGGTCGAAGCTTATCAGACAACGTGAACCATTCCTCATcgacgtcttcttcatgcaCTTTGATCACATGATATGCGGGACAGATAAAGAGAGGCGATATCATGGACCTATCCTGGTCCTTACCCTGATATGCTCGTACAGTGGGTGCAGCAGAAGGGGGGTTATCATCACAGCCATAAGTTGACAGCGAGGAGATCCCAGATCTCAGGAAGATAACACATGTCTTTCCAGTCGACAAAGACTCACATGGTCAATCCGAGTTCGCCCAGAGGACTGTCAGGCGAGTGCTTATCGGTAAGGTGAAAAACATTACCGCTTAGATACCCAACCAGCTATTTTACTAGGATTCAGTGTCAAGTGCTGAAcacttctctctccttttcgTAAAGGATAATAACCTTGGCAATCTGCTCTCAATATTTTTTGGGATTCTCCA
The genomic region above belongs to Cryptococcus neoformans var. neoformans JEC21 chromosome 4 sequence and contains:
- a CDS encoding membrane protein, putative: MVYMGRTKLKDFSPISAHDPDAHYTPSTNRFFGWILPTLKTSEFTVLQTVGLDAAVLLHFYRMCLSLFGVSALLALVVLIPLNLFRHGSTDSGAEQPGNNDTLAWNGTSSFSPHQLFNTTSPHARSSLYDLLLDPTTSSTIHLIFTYLFTFLSLSFFHKNFHSFVLSRQAFGLQLIHSISARTILVTKLPTHLRGDRALAEYFEACNFNVESVNICRDVEPLQRGLEKRTLALTKMEEAWADWVGNPAKKGSGYDPHIYSGKSTPQGQHEGTREGMLVDVDNSETNDTASLLSTAPQTYGTSEDTEANSHPHAHVHIQTTRPRPTFRPRWFGTKVDAIEHWEKKFNAADEEVKEMRRTGRFGATHAAFVTFEDARDAQVACQVTHYPHHSQAVTTPAPEPRDIVWQHVSMSIRESQIRDFIVMGIMGVLILTWIVPVSSLATLMSYEEIKKIMPWLARFIGSSPRLAAIVQNSLPSLALITFNGLLPFLLEWLSYMQAFKSRSATEYSLMKKYHLFLLISVLLIFLLTSTYWALVRDLVDTPMKIPEKLARALQGSNVRNFMVSYVMLQALGLMPLQLLNLGPLFSLALARAFWTKTPRDYAEANAPPMLNYGWVYPQALLVFTITLVYSVMSPLILIFGAIYFAMAYLVFKYKLLFIYFKPYESNGEAWRITFARTLWALIIFQLFMTGLFSLRTYFWASAIMVPLIVYTLWKSWMMWQDFGPLSEYLAISSICEVQRGEGVHGILGVDSVSRSQSMINHRRYAMNDETLYVAPSDSRTDYSQPPMNNFYYSVLNTGRRRYAHPALDGSLPTPWLPAISKDDGEGHKGRGTKAVVLSLRRKVVKRLRGHRGDEGISGNGAASMEGSHETLAIPESWTRGGSDTAHSPGASPSHAQQESYPSSSLSTNPWGDPSPTSSLPNTRSTPTLKKSSYRAGTGPIALPEEGNVWEDDEPESPSTYFHNRERGRASSNIDQSAIGVSEVGQGSSAPVPPGVGGAL